CTGCGTTCGTGGTAACCTTTCGGTCGGACGAGATGCAAGGGGTCAGAATTCCCGAGGAATGCACTCCTTGAGAGAGCCAATGCTATGGATTTTTGGGTAAGCTGTCTCACAAATCTACTCCAGGGCATACCGTATCTTGTTCCTTAAAAGCGGTgggtccagccagccacatAGTTCATACTATATAGTCGAGCTCGATCCATGGTTCTTCCCCATCGAATCTAAGTCTCAGAACCCACTAACAAAATGTACTTCTCCCGTCTCCTCCCGGCTGTGGCCCTAGGCTCAGGTACGAGTGCCTCAAGAAATCCTAATTTCTCCAGAACTAACAATCACGCAGTCCTAGCCACCGCAGATATCGTCACCTACTCCCCTCCAACCGAACCGGGCCTGTCCTacagcatcaccatccccaataccaccaccgccgctggCTCCGGCCCCATCTACCTACAAATATCTGCCCCCACAAGTCTACAATGGGTCTCCTTAGGCGAAGGCGCTCAAATGGCCTCTGCGAACCTTTTCATTCTTTGGGCCGCCTCTTCCACGGAAGTCACACTGTCACCGCGTTCCAGCTTGGACGGTGGCAAGAGTGAACCTCAATACAACTCCCTTGCAAATGTTACTCTCCTCACCGGCTCGGGGATTAACAACGGCGTAATGACCGCCAACATCCGCTGTGATAACTGTCTCTCAGCCTGGCCAACTCCCGCTGCACCGCCTAGCGATCCCAATTCTGTATACACCTTGGACCCTGAGGGGACCTCCACACCTTGGTTTTGGGCTTCTTTTACTGGACCGTCCTTGAACGACCCTGACCCTTCGGCGGACCTGGCGATGCATGATGATTTAGGTTCCATGCAACTCGACTTGAGTCAGGCACAGTTCTCAGCCGCGGAGGCTTTAACTGATCCATCATACAATCCCTTCCAATGAGAGTTTGAAGTGT
The window above is part of the Aspergillus luchuensis IFO 4308 DNA, chromosome 8, nearly complete sequence genome. Proteins encoded here:
- a CDS encoding uncharacterized protein (COG:S;~EggNog:ENOG410PN1X;~InterPro:IPR038697,IPR015920;~PFAM:PF16010;~SECRETED:SignalP(1-19)); the protein is MYFSRLLPAVALGSVLATADIVTYSPPTEPGLSYSITIPNTTTAAGSGPIYLQISAPTSLQWVSLGEGAQMASANLFILWAASSTEVTLSPRSSLDGGKSEPQYNSLANVTLLTGSGINNGVMTANIRCDNCLSAWPTPAAPPSDPNSVYTLDPEGTSTPWFWASFTGPSLNDPDPSADLAMHDDLGSMQLDLSQAQFSAAEALTDPSYNPFQ